The following proteins come from a genomic window of Edaphobacter sp. 4G125:
- a CDS encoding ABC transporter permease produces the protein MLKDIFAQAMEAMRYNGRRTAITIVGMAWGIATVVLLLAYGAGFGRAFEAIFAQWGTHMIGVFPGTTSEQAGGTKAGVKIRFTQDDVERIQETVPGILHVSPMLWKQVPLQNDLHTYTWEVDGVKPELADIMNMQLDEGRFLSAADVQQRNHVVVIGSEAKTKLFSGMFPLGQKIRINGISFEVVGVLKPKMQEGDDNINRISYIPFPTMGDIKDTKYLDGIWMNYHGDHMAVEHALRNQMGATHGFRPTDKNAMWVANIMSQLAQFRIISIALQALLLFIGVLTLGIAGIGLMNIMLVSVQQRTREIGVEKALGARKRHILFQFLAEALVITGVGGLGGIALAFTVSKLVGGITFYSAIATNASAADIYLLISPNIVIIATSVLAVVGIVSGMIPAIQAANLDPIEALRYE, from the coding sequence ATGCTGAAGGACATCTTTGCCCAGGCGATGGAGGCGATGCGGTATAACGGCCGGCGCACGGCGATTACGATCGTCGGCATGGCGTGGGGAATTGCTACGGTTGTACTTCTGCTGGCCTATGGTGCAGGCTTCGGACGGGCCTTTGAGGCGATCTTTGCACAGTGGGGAACGCACATGATCGGCGTGTTTCCCGGGACAACGAGCGAACAGGCAGGAGGAACCAAAGCAGGAGTCAAGATCCGGTTTACGCAGGACGATGTTGAGCGAATTCAAGAGACGGTTCCGGGGATTCTTCACGTTTCACCAATGTTGTGGAAGCAGGTTCCGTTGCAGAACGATCTGCACACCTATACGTGGGAGGTGGATGGAGTCAAGCCTGAGCTTGCAGACATCATGAACATGCAGTTGGATGAGGGAAGGTTTCTTTCTGCGGCAGATGTCCAGCAAAGAAACCACGTCGTCGTGATTGGATCGGAGGCGAAGACGAAGTTGTTCTCTGGAATGTTTCCGTTGGGGCAGAAGATTCGGATCAATGGAATCAGCTTTGAGGTGGTTGGTGTACTCAAGCCCAAGATGCAGGAGGGTGACGACAATATCAATCGCATCAGCTACATTCCGTTCCCGACGATGGGAGATATCAAAGACACCAAATACCTCGACGGGATCTGGATGAACTATCACGGAGATCACATGGCCGTGGAACATGCGTTGCGTAACCAGATGGGCGCGACGCATGGGTTCCGTCCCACGGACAAGAACGCGATGTGGGTAGCGAATATCATGTCACAACTGGCACAATTCCGCATTATCTCGATCGCATTGCAGGCGCTGCTACTGTTTATCGGTGTTCTGACGCTGGGGATCGCGGGGATTGGGTTGATGAACATCATGCTGGTCAGCGTGCAACAGAGGACGCGCGAGATAGGAGTGGAAAAGGCTCTTGGAGCGCGTAAACGGCATATTTTGTTCCAGTTTCTGGCAGAGGCATTGGTTATTACCGGTGTCGGTGGCCTGGGCGGGATCGCTCTCGCGTTTACGGTCAGCAAGCTCGTTGGGGGAATCACCTTTTATAGTGCGATTGCCACCAATGCGAGCGCGGCGGATATTTATCTGTTGATCTCGCCAAATATCGTGATCATTGCGACGTCAGTTCTGGCGGTGGTCGGTATTGTCAGCGGGATGATTCCTGCAATCCAGGCAGCAAATCTCGACCCTATCGAGGCGCTGAGATACGAATAG
- a CDS encoding ABC transporter permease, with product MRALVDIFAQVFRSIGANKLRSFLTMFGIAWGVASLLLLIGLGEGFRSGQRRSLAQLGQDVIMMWGGTIPAMPNQHTGMKPYKLTVSDAEAIRSQAANVRNVTAFINRGDLKQVSEYSSSGGSVMGVQANYPEIRTIPMAQGRFLNRDDVADRRRVVVLGQKNNKLLFPGRPSLGAFITINGARFQVIGVAEKIGRGNNDGDNQRLYIPLSTMLELFPITGENIPQDSVSSIQYQPLTPDLNETAKAEVHRIIAERHGFDSSVKDAFEEWDTIKSERTVGLIFTAMDVFLGGVGIVTLALGAVGIINIMLVTVTERTKEIGLRKALGATKRSILTQFFLEGLLLTGLSGLIGIAGSGTLMFALGKAMGNNQMGFDPPRLVPWSAAMAMGTLVLCGVVAGLYPASKAAALEPVEALRKE from the coding sequence ATGCGCGCACTTGTGGACATCTTCGCTCAGGTCTTCCGTTCGATCGGAGCCAACAAGCTGCGTTCGTTTTTGACGATGTTCGGAATTGCATGGGGAGTGGCGTCTTTGCTGCTTCTGATCGGGTTGGGAGAGGGCTTTCGTTCTGGACAGCGTAGAAGCCTGGCTCAGTTGGGGCAGGACGTGATCATGATGTGGGGTGGGACGATTCCCGCTATGCCCAATCAGCATACGGGAATGAAGCCCTACAAACTGACGGTTTCGGATGCGGAGGCGATCCGCAGTCAGGCCGCCAATGTTCGCAATGTGACGGCTTTTATCAACCGGGGCGATCTAAAGCAAGTCAGCGAGTATTCGAGCTCAGGCGGGTCGGTGATGGGGGTTCAGGCGAACTACCCGGAGATCCGGACGATCCCGATGGCACAGGGGCGCTTCCTCAACCGGGATGACGTTGCCGATCGTCGGCGAGTGGTGGTGCTGGGACAAAAGAATAACAAGCTACTCTTTCCAGGACGCCCCTCGCTGGGGGCGTTCATTACGATCAACGGCGCCAGGTTCCAGGTGATTGGAGTGGCGGAGAAGATTGGCCGCGGAAATAACGATGGCGATAACCAGCGGCTTTATATTCCGCTGTCGACGATGCTGGAGCTGTTTCCGATAACAGGTGAAAACATTCCGCAGGATTCGGTTAGTTCGATTCAGTATCAGCCATTGACCCCGGATTTGAACGAGACGGCCAAGGCCGAGGTCCATCGGATTATCGCGGAGCGACACGGTTTTGATTCATCGGTGAAGGATGCCTTCGAGGAGTGGGACACCATCAAGTCCGAACGGACGGTGGGGCTGATCTTCACTGCGATGGACGTCTTTTTGGGCGGCGTAGGAATCGTAACGTTGGCGCTGGGAGCAGTTGGAATTATCAACATCATGTTGGTAACGGTGACGGAGAGGACAAAGGAGATTGGGCTACGCAAGGCATTAGGCGCGACCAAGCGCAGCATCCTTACGCAATTCTTTCTTGAGGGGCTGTTACTGACTGGTTTGAGTGGATTGATCGGGATTGCTGGTTCCGGAACACTGATGTTCGCTCTTGGAAAGGCGATGGGGAACAATCAGATGGGTTTCGACCCACCAAGGCTGGTTCCGTGGTCGGCGGCGATGGCGATGGGAACGCTTGTTCTGTGCGGAGTGGTTGCGGGCCTATATCCTGCGAGCAAAGCCGCGGCACTGGAGCCGGTAGAAGCGCTGAGGAAGGAGTAG
- a CDS encoding 3-hydroxyacyl-CoA dehydrogenase NAD-binding domain-containing protein: protein MSKEAGGPQSGQKVRVVAVIGAGNAGRSFAMACSAAGFYVVLEDVLPSNLRKAEVEYSDLSQRGGFGALELASTVEDAVREADIAIDFVPDELESKLEIFSMIDRMAPPKTILCTPSTALSITDLASCVYRPERCVALRGEVARGEVVQVVYPPTVDRGVLETVEEMLQCLGALPVLMADPEDSVLTKNMA from the coding sequence GTGAGCAAAGAGGCAGGAGGTCCACAGTCTGGACAAAAGGTTCGGGTTGTGGCCGTGATCGGTGCGGGCAATGCCGGTCGCAGTTTCGCGATGGCGTGTTCTGCGGCCGGTTTTTATGTTGTCCTCGAAGATGTGCTGCCGTCGAACCTGCGAAAGGCTGAGGTGGAGTATTCCGATCTGAGTCAAAGGGGTGGCTTTGGCGCGCTTGAGCTTGCTTCGACCGTGGAAGATGCGGTGCGCGAGGCGGATATTGCCATCGATTTTGTACCGGACGAGCTGGAATCCAAGTTGGAGATTTTCAGCATGATCGATCGGATGGCTCCTCCGAAGACGATCCTTTGTACCCCCAGTACTGCTCTGAGCATTACTGATCTGGCGTCCTGCGTGTATCGTCCAGAGCGTTGCGTCGCCCTTCGGGGAGAGGTGGCCCGGGGTGAGGTGGTGCAGGTGGTCTATCCACCGACGGTGGATCGCGGTGTTCTTGAGACCGTGGAAGAGATGCTGCAATGCCTCGGTGCGCTTCCGGTCCTGATGGCTGACCCTGAAGACTCTGTTCTTACGAAGAACATGGCGTAA
- the malQ gene encoding 4-alpha-glucanotransferase produces MGERENEKRLSGVLLHVTSLPSYGGVGDFGPAAYAFVDFLVTAKQRLWQVLPLSPTGYGNSPYSALSAFAGNPLLISLERLVDDGWLTAERIAGLAGHEGAADFERAKMEKLPLIEEAAKNFLEHAPEDAKGRFQRFIQNNSSWLADYAMFIVLRRRFDYACWNEWPEEFAYRHEAAIAAVLKDHAYELAIEEVVQFFFDEQWHALRAYCAEHGIRILGDVAIFVSFDSADVWRHPEVFELNEKRNPIRVSGVPPDYFSETGQRWGNPLYRWQYMQERGFDWWVARVRRSLVLYDMIRLDHFRGFDAYWSIPAEEETAVKGVWVKAPGHELFGRLKDVFGELPFIAEDLGLITPEVDELREHFGMPGMRVLQFGFSDRGSHLHLPQNFIPNTVVYTGTHDNNTTLGWWREDASELERKNLQTYLEPILHEGEVVWAMIRAAERSVANICIVPMQDVLHLGSEARMNTPAAADGNWTWRYRLDALHSDFSAQLAVLMEMTDRDGYVSPERERIEIVSAAPESASSI; encoded by the coding sequence ATGGGCGAACGAGAGAATGAGAAGCGGCTATCGGGAGTTTTGCTGCATGTAACCTCGCTTCCTTCGTATGGGGGCGTTGGAGACTTTGGTCCTGCGGCATATGCATTTGTCGATTTTCTTGTCACAGCCAAGCAGCGTCTTTGGCAGGTCCTTCCGCTGAGTCCGACGGGATATGGGAACTCTCCTTATTCTGCGCTATCGGCATTTGCAGGAAATCCTTTGCTGATCAGTCTGGAACGTCTGGTGGACGATGGCTGGCTTACCGCAGAGCGCATTGCCGGATTGGCAGGGCATGAGGGAGCAGCAGATTTCGAGAGGGCGAAGATGGAGAAGTTGCCGCTGATTGAAGAGGCGGCGAAGAATTTTCTGGAGCACGCGCCAGAGGATGCGAAGGGGAGATTTCAGCGATTTATCCAGAACAACAGTTCATGGTTGGCTGATTATGCAATGTTCATCGTGCTGCGTCGGCGATTCGATTATGCCTGCTGGAATGAGTGGCCCGAAGAGTTTGCGTATCGGCATGAGGCGGCGATTGCGGCGGTACTTAAGGATCATGCATACGAACTGGCGATCGAAGAGGTTGTGCAATTCTTTTTTGACGAACAATGGCACGCGCTTCGGGCGTACTGCGCGGAGCACGGGATTCGGATTCTTGGCGATGTGGCGATCTTTGTGAGCTTCGATAGTGCCGATGTATGGCGGCATCCTGAGGTGTTCGAACTGAATGAAAAGCGCAATCCGATCCGAGTTTCTGGAGTGCCGCCAGACTATTTTTCCGAGACCGGACAGCGATGGGGAAATCCTCTCTATCGCTGGCAGTATATGCAGGAGAGGGGATTTGACTGGTGGGTGGCGCGGGTGCGTCGATCTCTTGTGCTTTACGACATGATCCGGCTGGATCACTTTCGCGGGTTCGATGCCTATTGGTCGATTCCTGCGGAGGAGGAGACGGCAGTCAAGGGAGTGTGGGTCAAGGCTCCTGGACACGAGCTTTTTGGTCGTCTGAAAGATGTCTTTGGTGAACTTCCGTTTATCGCGGAGGATCTCGGGTTGATTACTCCTGAAGTCGACGAGCTTCGCGAGCATTTCGGGATGCCTGGGATGCGGGTGTTGCAGTTTGGTTTTTCGGATCGCGGCAGTCATCTGCACCTGCCACAGAACTTTATTCCGAATACAGTGGTGTATACCGGGACGCATGATAACAACACCACGCTGGGATGGTGGCGTGAGGACGCGAGCGAGCTGGAACGAAAGAACCTTCAGACTTATCTTGAACCAATACTGCATGAGGGCGAGGTGGTTTGGGCGATGATCCGGGCTGCTGAGCGATCGGTGGCGAATATCTGCATTGTTCCAATGCAGGATGTCCTGCATTTAGGAAGTGAAGCACGCATGAATACTCCGGCAGCGGCGGATGGGAACTGGACCTGGAGATATCGTCTGGACGCGCTTCATTCGGATTTTTCGGCTCAGTTGGCGGTGTTAATGGAGATGACGGACAGGGATGGTTATGTTTCGCCAGAGCGAGAACGAATCGAGATTGTGAGTGCCGCGCCGGAGTCGGCTTCGAGCATTTAG
- a CDS encoding peptidylprolyl isomerase: protein MIRILQQDNRITKILFAVIIGFAIITMVITLVPGVFDNSSVNDANTFAVVREPGLLGRLGIDSSSVRMTEVNQLAARQLQQQRLPEFLLPYMSQRAGQILVQRQILKHEADRLNLEVTDADLRRELETGPFAQYLFPGGKYIGDDAYMNFVQNFFQVSRADFESQVKSDMELQRLQALITGGVSVSDQAVREAYRTQGTKVKFDYAVISADDLRKTINPSDADLEKFFKDNQARYATAIPETRKIQYVSFDASNLPGGKPQVSDADIQAYYNQHQSQFQVKEQVKVRHILISVPNGADSKTDAAAKAKAEDLLKQIKGGANFADLATKNSDDPGSKTQGGELGWLDRGRTVPEFDKVAFSLAPGQTSDVIKTQFGYHILQVEEKKTAHLRPIAEVKSEIVPILEQQRVGAAEQTYASALAADAKKNGMEKAAAARGLHAVTTDYVAKDGVVAGLADSSALLTQAFTVVKGADPASVSTGDGYAVFQVQDIKAAHAPNFADYKPHILDDYREQQIPLLLNTQLNKLDDRAKVLNDLKKAAAEMKIPVKTSEMVGRDAQVPEIGSMSGPAAVAFTLNKGAVSGPVNLGRAGIVLTVTDKQEPTAEEITKNFEQTREQLLNDQREQIFQVYVGNVTKKYEEAGAIRYSKKQPAAPSLPSGS from the coding sequence ATGATTCGTATTCTGCAGCAGGACAACCGCATTACAAAGATCCTCTTTGCGGTCATTATCGGTTTTGCGATTATCACGATGGTGATTACGCTTGTCCCTGGTGTCTTTGACAACTCTTCAGTCAATGATGCCAATACCTTCGCCGTGGTGCGTGAGCCCGGTCTGCTGGGGCGGCTGGGAATTGACAGCTCATCGGTGAGGATGACCGAAGTGAATCAGCTGGCGGCACGGCAGTTGCAGCAGCAGCGACTTCCGGAGTTCCTGCTGCCGTATATGTCGCAGCGGGCCGGTCAGATTCTGGTGCAGCGGCAGATATTGAAGCATGAGGCGGACCGCCTGAACTTAGAGGTCACAGATGCAGATCTGCGCCGCGAGTTGGAGACAGGGCCTTTTGCTCAGTACCTCTTCCCGGGCGGCAAGTACATCGGCGATGACGCCTATATGAACTTCGTGCAGAACTTCTTCCAAGTGAGTCGTGCGGATTTCGAGTCGCAGGTGAAGAGCGACATGGAGCTGCAGCGGTTGCAAGCACTGATTACGGGTGGTGTCAGTGTTTCGGACCAGGCTGTGCGAGAGGCATACCGGACGCAGGGAACCAAGGTGAAGTTCGATTATGCGGTCATCTCGGCAGACGATCTGCGGAAGACAATCAATCCTTCGGATGCGGACCTGGAGAAGTTCTTCAAGGACAACCAGGCGCGTTATGCGACGGCGATTCCTGAGACCCGCAAGATTCAGTATGTTTCGTTCGACGCATCGAACCTTCCTGGCGGCAAACCGCAGGTAAGCGATGCCGATATTCAGGCGTACTATAACCAGCACCAGTCGCAGTTCCAGGTGAAGGAGCAGGTGAAGGTCCGCCACATCCTGATCTCTGTTCCCAATGGGGCCGACAGCAAGACGGACGCGGCGGCGAAGGCCAAGGCAGAGGATCTGCTTAAGCAGATCAAGGGCGGCGCGAATTTTGCTGATCTGGCGACCAAGAATTCGGATGACCCCGGCAGCAAGACCCAGGGCGGAGAGCTTGGCTGGCTGGACCGCGGGCGCACGGTTCCTGAGTTCGACAAGGTTGCATTTTCGCTGGCCCCCGGACAGACGTCAGACGTGATCAAGACCCAGTTCGGTTATCACATTCTGCAGGTTGAGGAGAAGAAGACTGCCCACCTGCGCCCAATCGCTGAGGTCAAGAGTGAGATCGTTCCCATTCTTGAGCAGCAGCGTGTCGGAGCGGCAGAGCAGACCTATGCTTCAGCGCTTGCAGCGGATGCCAAGAAGAATGGCATGGAGAAGGCAGCTGCAGCACGCGGTCTTCATGCGGTTACAACCGACTACGTTGCGAAGGATGGAGTCGTGGCAGGACTGGCGGACAGCTCGGCGCTGTTGACCCAGGCCTTCACGGTGGTGAAGGGCGCTGATCCTGCCTCAGTTTCAACGGGAGACGGATACGCGGTCTTTCAGGTTCAGGACATCAAGGCAGCACATGCACCGAATTTTGCAGATTACAAGCCACACATTCTCGATGATTATCGTGAGCAGCAGATTCCGTTGCTTTTGAATACGCAGCTGAACAAGTTGGATGATCGCGCGAAGGTACTGAATGACCTGAAGAAGGCAGCAGCGGAGATGAAGATCCCTGTGAAGACCAGCGAGATGGTGGGACGGGACGCCCAGGTTCCTGAAATCGGTTCAATGAGCGGTCCGGCTGCGGTGGCATTCACCTTGAACAAAGGTGCTGTTTCCGGACCTGTAAATCTTGGGCGGGCGGGCATTGTTCTGACCGTCACTGATAAGCAGGAGCCAACAGCTGAAGAGATCACGAAAAACTTTGAGCAGACTCGTGAGCAGCTTCTGAATGATCAGCGAGAGCAGATCTTCCAGGTTTACGTTGGCAATGTAACGAAGAAGTACGAAGAGGCGGGAGCGATTCGTTATTCGAAGAAGCAGCCCGCGGCTCCGTCGCTGCCTTCTGGAAGCTAA
- a CDS encoding BON domain-containing protein, translated as MNQRSIFWRWFGVAVVAVGLTATGYPQQKTVSDAQVEADVLKSLAGVPELADQAIGSSTVYGTVTLSGSVASEALRSKAEQAVANTPGVKKVVDELVIGTPAPTTGVSQPPEDTADDAMDQNQPMDGSMAQGAPEPQAPPQPQGAPIPPAPRGAPAPIEQSQGYPNYPYPTAQQPRQPYRVQQQAGQSVIVPAGSMIRIRINQAMDNRHTQPGTPFDGVVLNDVLANGMVAIPRGAMVQGRVSESQPSGDFRGRGIIALELNQVVLEGRPYPLATESWSHQGYDKTGNTVGATAGLGATGAAIGAVAGGGPGAALGAVIGAIVGLGASSASHQGDATVPAEAIVSFRLSQQAALQTVSQAELDRLGAGLPPAPGGPQGMRRRYAYPPPPPPPPYYYGPAYYPYPYPYYYPRYYR; from the coding sequence ATGAATCAGCGCAGTATTTTCTGGAGATGGTTTGGTGTGGCGGTCGTTGCTGTGGGTTTGACGGCGACGGGCTATCCCCAGCAAAAAACTGTCTCCGATGCCCAGGTCGAAGCAGATGTTTTGAAGTCTCTGGCTGGGGTGCCGGAGTTGGCGGATCAGGCCATCGGTTCTTCGACCGTCTATGGCACGGTGACCCTGAGCGGTTCTGTAGCTTCCGAAGCCCTGAGAAGCAAGGCCGAGCAGGCGGTTGCGAATACTCCCGGAGTTAAGAAGGTCGTCGATGAGCTTGTGATTGGGACCCCAGCGCCGACTACGGGTGTCTCGCAGCCACCGGAGGACACTGCCGATGACGCCATGGACCAGAACCAACCGATGGATGGTTCGATGGCACAGGGCGCTCCTGAGCCTCAGGCTCCGCCGCAGCCGCAGGGCGCTCCGATACCTCCTGCGCCGAGAGGTGCTCCTGCTCCGATCGAGCAATCGCAGGGATATCCTAATTATCCTTATCCCACAGCGCAGCAACCCAGACAGCCTTATCGGGTGCAACAGCAGGCAGGGCAATCTGTGATTGTTCCTGCGGGCTCAATGATCCGGATTCGCATTAATCAGGCGATGGACAATCGTCACACGCAGCCTGGAACTCCCTTTGACGGCGTCGTGTTGAACGATGTGCTCGCAAACGGCATGGTTGCGATTCCGCGTGGAGCGATGGTGCAAGGGCGCGTTTCCGAAAGCCAGCCCAGCGGCGACTTCCGAGGACGCGGAATCATCGCTCTTGAGCTCAACCAGGTGGTCCTGGAAGGGCGTCCTTATCCGTTGGCCACAGAGTCGTGGTCGCATCAGGGATATGACAAGACCGGCAACACGGTAGGAGCGACTGCCGGACTGGGTGCAACCGGCGCGGCGATTGGAGCGGTCGCGGGTGGTGGGCCGGGAGCAGCGCTTGGAGCCGTCATCGGTGCGATCGTCGGGCTCGGAGCCTCTTCAGCTTCGCATCAGGGAGACGCCACAGTACCCGCAGAGGCGATTGTGAGTTTCCGGCTTAGCCAACAGGCGGCGTTGCAGACGGTCTCGCAGGCCGAATTGGATCGGCTTGGCGCCGGACTTCCTCCCGCTCCGGGAGGCCCTCAGGGAATGAGAAGGCGGTATGCATATCCACCTCCTCCGCCTCCGCCACCCTACTACTACGGACCTGCTTACTACCCTTATCCGTACCCGTACTACTATCCCCGTTACTATCGCTAA
- a CDS encoding dihydrodipicolinate synthase family protein, with protein sequence MLLEGVHIPLTTPFYPDGKLNLRKLEHNVDRYSRTPAAGMVVLSSIGEPETLSDVETRETLATALGAAGETKVMIAGIACGSVATALDLVGFVATAGYDAVLVKRPALLGEGQLRETVTFFQAVADRSPIPVILDSASLASLAAEAVAELSSHSNVIGLFDGDTSVARIEQVRAATSTVKREAIVTTVFAAVTRRMLAVKEQAGAATFVAAESLGGGAAVATAPPRPAIKTRTKAVGFQVVAASSAGMLAGLRAGAVGVMPAFAAAAPQASYEVYAAWKDDDQPLADEKQLRITSAIAQVEVELGVPGIRYASDLNGYFGGRPRLPLLPLTGPERAAVEQVMDGIRN encoded by the coding sequence ATGCTGCTGGAAGGCGTTCATATTCCGCTGACGACTCCGTTTTATCCGGATGGCAAGCTGAACCTGCGCAAGCTCGAGCATAATGTGGATCGCTACTCTCGCACTCCGGCCGCGGGCATGGTGGTGCTGAGCTCGATCGGCGAGCCGGAGACGCTATCGGATGTCGAGACCCGTGAGACGTTAGCGACAGCTCTCGGAGCAGCTGGCGAGACGAAGGTGATGATCGCTGGCATCGCGTGTGGCAGCGTTGCGACTGCGCTGGATCTCGTTGGGTTTGTCGCAACTGCTGGTTATGATGCAGTTCTAGTGAAGCGGCCAGCGTTGTTGGGCGAGGGACAGCTACGCGAGACAGTGACCTTCTTCCAGGCGGTGGCGGACCGTTCTCCGATTCCGGTGATTCTTGATTCGGCTTCGTTGGCTTCGCTTGCAGCCGAAGCTGTCGCTGAGCTTTCTTCACACTCCAATGTGATCGGCCTGTTCGATGGGGATACTTCTGTTGCACGGATCGAACAGGTTCGCGCTGCGACTTCGACTGTGAAGCGTGAAGCTATAGTGACGACCGTCTTTGCTGCGGTTACGAGGCGCATGCTCGCGGTCAAGGAGCAGGCGGGTGCCGCGACCTTTGTTGCCGCAGAAAGCCTCGGTGGCGGCGCAGCCGTAGCAACCGCTCCGCCACGGCCAGCGATCAAGACTCGTACTAAAGCGGTAGGGTTCCAGGTGGTTGCAGCCAGCTCGGCGGGTATGTTGGCGGGGCTTCGGGCCGGGGCTGTTGGGGTTATGCCCGCGTTTGCGGCTGCAGCTCCTCAGGCGTCGTATGAGGTCTATGCGGCCTGGAAGGACGATGATCAGCCTCTTGCGGATGAGAAGCAGCTTAGAATCACTTCGGCAATTGCCCAGGTTGAGGTCGAGCTTGGAGTTCCCGGAATCCGCTATGCCTCTGATCTCAATGGATATTTTGGCGGACGCCCTCGGCTTCCTCTGCTGCCATTGACCGGCCCAGAACGGGCGGCTGTGGAGCAGGTGATGGACGGAATCCGAAACTGA